One genomic window of Arachis stenosperma cultivar V10309 chromosome 10, arast.V10309.gnm1.PFL2, whole genome shotgun sequence includes the following:
- the LOC130954059 gene encoding uncharacterized protein LOC130954059 isoform X2, giving the protein MLYIFFPIQMEKLLYIMFHHGGTFKKNADGKLVYSPDNRACLGDLDEDTLDVFFIRNYFKELGYDKVVECWWLVSERILEVGLRALTIDDELREMCFHAQRNDGVVDVYFEHGVSTPELLEGKEDVLCLDYIQQEEPGGELNKKNTPEDTLNESNSTNPATSAADIPPPVYGPQAEEVELSQPSYGGIQDEAPPPPATRPPKLPTKRKTTPQPVTTSVDPMQGASAATSSRLARFMKMVPTPHFKAPRKKNP; this is encoded by the exons atgtTGTATATTTTTTTCCCGATACAGATGGAGAAGTTGCTGTATATAATGTTCCATCATGGTGGAACGTTTAAGAAGAATGCTGATGGAAAGTTGGTTTACTCACCTGACAATAGAGCTTGCTTAGGTGATTTAGATGAGGATACACTTGATGTCTTCTTCATCAGGAACTATTTCAAGGAGTTGGGATATGACAAGGTAGTTGAGTGTTGGTGGCTGGTTTCGGAGAGGATCTTGGAGGTTGGATTGAGAGCTCTGACCATTGATGATGAATTAAGGGAGATGTGCTTCCATGCACAGAGAAATGATGGCGTAGTCGATGTTTATTTCGAACATGGAGTTTCAACACCTGAACTGTTGGAGGGGAAAGAAGATGTGCTGTGTCTGGATTATATTCAACAAGAGGAGCCTGGTGGTGAGTTAAACAAGAAGAACACCCCTGAGGATACCTTAAATGAAAGCAACAGTACCAATCCGGCTACATCGGCAGCTGACATTCCACCCCCAGTGTATGGACCGCAAGCTGAAGAGGTTGAATTATCCCAACCAAGCTATGGTGGAATACAAGATGAG gcaccaccaccaccagcaACAAGGCCACCTAAGTTACCAACTAAACGGAAGACCACACCACAACCAGTAACTACTTCTGTCGATCCCATGCAAGGAGCAAGTGCAGCCACATCTTCAAGGTTGGCAAGGTTCATGAAGATGGTTCCAACACCACATTTCAAGGCACCAAGGAAGAAAAACCCTTGA
- the LOC130954059 gene encoding uncharacterized protein LOC130954059 isoform X1: MLYIFFPIQMEKLLYIMFHHGGTFKKNADGKLVYSPDNRACLGDLDEDTLDVFFIRNYFKELGYDKVVECWWLVSERILEVGLRALTIDDELREMCFHAQRNDGVVDVYFEHGVSTPELLEGKEDVLCLDYIQQEEPGGELNKKNTPEDTLNESNSTNPATSAADIPPPVYGPQAEEVELSQPSYGGIQDEQAPPPPATRPPKLPTKRKTTPQPVTTSVDPMQGASAATSSRLARFMKMVPTPHFKAPRKKNP; this comes from the exons atgtTGTATATTTTTTTCCCGATACAGATGGAGAAGTTGCTGTATATAATGTTCCATCATGGTGGAACGTTTAAGAAGAATGCTGATGGAAAGTTGGTTTACTCACCTGACAATAGAGCTTGCTTAGGTGATTTAGATGAGGATACACTTGATGTCTTCTTCATCAGGAACTATTTCAAGGAGTTGGGATATGACAAGGTAGTTGAGTGTTGGTGGCTGGTTTCGGAGAGGATCTTGGAGGTTGGATTGAGAGCTCTGACCATTGATGATGAATTAAGGGAGATGTGCTTCCATGCACAGAGAAATGATGGCGTAGTCGATGTTTATTTCGAACATGGAGTTTCAACACCTGAACTGTTGGAGGGGAAAGAAGATGTGCTGTGTCTGGATTATATTCAACAAGAGGAGCCTGGTGGTGAGTTAAACAAGAAGAACACCCCTGAGGATACCTTAAATGAAAGCAACAGTACCAATCCGGCTACATCGGCAGCTGACATTCCACCCCCAGTGTATGGACCGCAAGCTGAAGAGGTTGAATTATCCCAACCAAGCTATGGTGGAATACAAGATGAG CAGgcaccaccaccaccagcaACAAGGCCACCTAAGTTACCAACTAAACGGAAGACCACACCACAACCAGTAACTACTTCTGTCGATCCCATGCAAGGAGCAAGTGCAGCCACATCTTCAAGGTTGGCAAGGTTCATGAAGATGGTTCCAACACCACATTTCAAGGCACCAAGGAAGAAAAACCCTTGA
- the LOC130954059 gene encoding uncharacterized protein LOC130954059 isoform X3 — protein MEKLLYIMFHHGGTFKKNADGKLVYSPDNRACLGDLDEDTLDVFFIRNYFKELGYDKVVECWWLVSERILEVGLRALTIDDELREMCFHAQRNDGVVDVYFEHGVSTPELLEGKEDVLCLDYIQQEEPGGELNKKNTPEDTLNESNSTNPATSAADIPPPVYGPQAEEVELSQPSYGGIQDEQAPPPPATRPPKLPTKRKTTPQPVTTSVDPMQGASAATSSRLARFMKMVPTPHFKAPRKKNP, from the exons ATGGAGAAGTTGCTGTATATAATGTTCCATCATGGTGGAACGTTTAAGAAGAATGCTGATGGAAAGTTGGTTTACTCACCTGACAATAGAGCTTGCTTAGGTGATTTAGATGAGGATACACTTGATGTCTTCTTCATCAGGAACTATTTCAAGGAGTTGGGATATGACAAGGTAGTTGAGTGTTGGTGGCTGGTTTCGGAGAGGATCTTGGAGGTTGGATTGAGAGCTCTGACCATTGATGATGAATTAAGGGAGATGTGCTTCCATGCACAGAGAAATGATGGCGTAGTCGATGTTTATTTCGAACATGGAGTTTCAACACCTGAACTGTTGGAGGGGAAAGAAGATGTGCTGTGTCTGGATTATATTCAACAAGAGGAGCCTGGTGGTGAGTTAAACAAGAAGAACACCCCTGAGGATACCTTAAATGAAAGCAACAGTACCAATCCGGCTACATCGGCAGCTGACATTCCACCCCCAGTGTATGGACCGCAAGCTGAAGAGGTTGAATTATCCCAACCAAGCTATGGTGGAATACAAGATGAG CAGgcaccaccaccaccagcaACAAGGCCACCTAAGTTACCAACTAAACGGAAGACCACACCACAACCAGTAACTACTTCTGTCGATCCCATGCAAGGAGCAAGTGCAGCCACATCTTCAAGGTTGGCAAGGTTCATGAAGATGGTTCCAACACCACATTTCAAGGCACCAAGGAAGAAAAACCCTTGA